The nucleotide sequence TCAGGAAACCCACCGATACCACCTCACCACGAGCGTTGGCGGTGATGTCGCGGATGGTGGGTTCAATGATCTCGTCGACCACGCTGGGGGAGAAGAAGCGGTGGGTCATCGAGATGATCGTTTTTTCGATCGCGGGCAACGTGTCCTGCCCGAACAGCGGAGCCACGTAAGCCAAACTGCCCAACATTCCCAACAGCAGCGGCGGCAGCGACAGCGCCGACCAGAAACCCGCTTGCGCCGACTCGGAAAAGATCGAGTCGTCCCAACTCTTGGAGAGGGTTCTTAAACTAATACGCCAGATGTGATGGCGGGACGGCTTGGGGACTTGGTCGCTCATACCAGTCCAGCATTACCGAAGACTGCTCGGTCAGCCGACGTTGGCTCCGGGCTGGCTCGGTGCATCTAGTCGCCGCTGACCTCCAGCACTGCGGCTAGCTCGAGCAGCTTGGCCTCATGCTCGTTGGCGTGATGCTGGCAGAAGAGAAGTACGGCTCCAGAAGGCAGCTTCGCACGCACCCGCGCTGCTGCACTGCAGCGGTCGCAGCGGTCTGCTCTAGTCAATTCGGGACTGGTCAGAGTTGCGTTCATGGCTTCTCCGTTCCTGGCGTGAGTTCACTCTGTCAGACGTATGGGGATTTCGCCTTGTTCCCCGACCGCTGTGAGGTGTGTCGTTTCTCACGAGTTTTTGACCTGCGGGTCGGGCAAGCTGACGGTATGTCTGCGACGGTCGCTTCGCTGGTGCACATGTGCGGTGCCGAGGAGTGGTTGCACGCTCGTCACCATGGGTGCATAACGCCACAACCTGGTGCCGAGTTCATCCACCTGTCGACGCCCGAACAGGTGCACCTTCCGGCGAATCGACTGTTCCACGGCCGTCCAGACTTGGTTCTGCTCCACATCGACCCTGCTGCGCTGCAGTCACCGGTGCGGTGGGAACCAGGCGTTCCAACGGATCCGGCCTCGATGCTATTCCCGCATTTGTATGGGCCGCTGCCGGTGCAGGCGGTGGTCGGGGTGACCGCCTACCGGCCAGGCCCCGACGGCACCTTCGGGTCGGTCTCGGGGCTTGGCTGCCCGCCTGGCGACTGCACGTAGGCGTCGGCTTCGATCTCGACCAGCAAGTCGGGCGCGATGAGTGCGGAGACCTCGACCATGGTGGCTACCGGACGGGTGTGGCCGAAGACCTGCGCATGCACGTCGCCGACTTCGCGCCACCGTGAAATGTCGGTCACGTAGATCCGGGTGCGGATCACATCGGCGAGGCTGGCCCCGGCATCGGTGAGTGCGACCTCGATGCGCCGCAGGGCGTCTCGGGTTTGCGCGGCGATGTCACCGGCCGGGCCATTGCCGGTCGTTCCGGCCACCGCGACATGGGGGCCGATGCGAACTGCGCGCGAGTAACCGACGGCCGACTCGAAAGCCGATTCCGACGAAATGATGGTGCGGCTGGTTGACATGCGCGTCACAGTAGGACCTCAGTGGCACTGAGTGCAGCTCAATTTCTTGAGCCGCAGTTCAAGCCGATGCAGCGGGAGGGCAGGCCGAGATGTGTTGGCAGGCCGCGGCCGGGCTCAGGAGTTGCTGGCGTACTGCTCGAAGATCTCGGAGAACTCGAAGGGCGTCTGTTCCACTCCGCTGCCGTTGTTGTTCGATACCCCGATATCGCCCGTCTGGTCGCGCGGAAGCTGCCACATCGACAGTTGGCCGATGTTGTTGTCCTGCGCGAACGAGGTCAACGTTTGGGCGTCGGCGAGGGTGAAGATTTCGCTGGTGTCATCGTTGACGCCGATCATGGGCGTCACGCCGAGCATGGCCCACGCCTGATCGCTGCTGAGCGAGGGATACAGCGTCATCAGCTGACCATGAGTGGCGGTCGCGGCGTCGATTGCCGCGGTGCCCATCTGGGTGGTGCCGTCGTAGTAATCCATCGCCATGATGTTCACTGTCGACACGTTCACGCCACTGCTGATCGCGGCATTGATCGGCGCCATGCCCTCAGCGGTCAGACCCGAGGGCGCCACCGGAACGGTGTAGGAGACCGTTACCGGGGTCCCGTTGGCCGTGCCCCACGCCTGGGAGAGCGCGATCGCCTGGGCCTGCAACGTCAGTGCCGAGCTGTTGGTCAGAATGGCGCCTTCGTCGTCGAAGTCGATGCTGTAGATCCCATAGGTGCTCATCACCTCTTGATACTGCGCGGCCAACTGGGCGGCGGTGAGAGAGTTGTTCGCGGCGTACACAGCGAGCGGGGTGCCGGCCTGGCCACCGAAGGAGATGGTCCCGTTGATGCCGGCGTTGGTCATGTTGGTGATCTGGTTCTCGATGTAGGAGATTTGGGAGCCGCCGGTGACGTCGTAGGCGGTGTACCCACCCCAAGCAGCTTGGCCATTTGTGGTGTCGGCGGTGATGAACGCGAGCGTGACGTCTGTGATGCCCGCGTTGGCGGCGTCAGAGAAGTTGTATCCGGATCCATCCGGGTAGGGCCACAGCGTGATGTCGACGTAGGGCTTGTACACCCCGGTAGAGCCTGTCCCGGTGATGCCGTCACTGCCGTTGCTGCCGTTAAGGCCATTGTGACCGCCGGTGCCGCCCAGCAGCGCGTGGTTGACGCCGCCGGTACCGCCCACGCCACCCTGGCCACCGAGCCCGCCGCCCGCGCCGCCGGCACCGCCGTTGCCGCCGTTTCCGCCAGTGCCGCCGGTACCGCCCAACAGCGCCTGGTTGGCCCCGCCGGCCCCGCCGGCCCCGGCATCACCTCCAGCAGCGCCGATGCCGCCGAACCCGCCGCCGCCGCCGGTGCCGCCGGCGCCACCGGTCCCGTCTAGTGAAAGAAGCTGACGGTTGGCCCCGCCGATGCCACCGGCACCGCCGGTACCACCGGCGATGTCGCCGCCTGGGGCGCCAGCGCCACCGGCGCCACCGGCGCCACCGTTACCGCCTCCGATCAGCCCATTGGCTCCGCCGGCGCCACCGTTACCGCCAGGCCCGCCGGCGATAGTGGCGTCCCCGCCGACGCCCCCGTCGCCCCCGCGGCCCCACAGCCCCGCCGACCCACCGGCCCCACCGGCGCCGCCGGGCGCACCCGAGCCGCCATTGCCTCCATTGCCCCACAGCCATCCGCCGTCACCGCCGTTTTGCCCGGTGCCTGGGGATCCGTTGGCTCCATCGCCGATCAGCGGGCGCCCCGTCAGCGCCTGGCTAGGGGCGTTGATCACCGCCAGCAAGCTCTGCTCGAGGTTCTGCAGCGGCGAGGTGCTGGCTGCTTCGGCTGCCGCGTAGGCGCCACTGGCGCCGCTCAATGTCTCGACAAACTGGTCATGAAAGGCCGAGGCCTGCGCACTGAGCGTCTGAAACTGCTGGGCATGGCCGCTGAAGAACCCTGCGATCGCCGCCGAGACCTCGTCCTGTGCCGCGGCCAACACCTGCGTTGTCGAGGGCGCAGCCGTCAAATTCGCCGACCGAATGGCGATGCCGATCCCGGCCAGGTCCGACGAAACCGTGGTCAGAGCCTCGGGTGTGGCGAACACATAGGACGGCATGGGCGACCTCCCGGGGAGCGTCAGTACTGCCAAAGAACACGATGTGTACGCCGAACACTATGCCCTGGTGCACCGGATCTCAGCAATCGCTGGCGGGTCGCAGCTTTTCGACACGTCAGGTAGATGGCGACGCCAACGGTCCCCACAACGCGCGGCGCGCGCCGGAGCTGCGGGAGAACCGCTGATCCAGCGCGCTTACGCGGGATGTCAGTCCAGGTAGTCGCGCAGCACCTGCGAGCGGCTGGGGTGGCGCAGCTTGGACATCGTCTTCGACTCGATCTGGCGGATGCGTTCCCGGGTGACGCCGTAGACCTGGCCGATCTCGTCGAGCGTGCGCGGCTGGCCGTCGGTGAGACCGAAGCGCAGACGTACGACGCCGGCCTCGCGCTCGGAGAGCGTGTCCAGCACCGACTGCAGCTGGTCTTGGAGCAGGGTGAACGACACGGCATCCACCGCGACGACCGCTTCGCTGTCTTCGATGAAGTCACCGAGCTGGCTGTCGCCTTCGTCACCGATGGTCTGGTCCAGCGAGATCGGTTCCCGGGCGTACTGCTGGATCTCCAGCACCTTCTCCGGGGTGATGTCCATTTCTTTGGCCAGCTCCTCCGGCGTGGGCTCGCGGCCCAGGTCCTGAAGCAGCTCGCGCTGGATGCGGCCCAGCTTGTTGATCACCTCGACCATGTGCACCGGGATCCGGATGGTGCGGGCCTGGTCGGCCATGGCACGGGTGATGGCCTGGCGGATCCACCACGTCGCGTAGGTGGAGAACTTGTAGCCCTTGGTGTAGTCGAACTTTTCGACCGCACGGATCAGGCCCAGGTTGCCTTCCTG is from Mycobacterium marinum and encodes:
- a CDS encoding DUF952 domain-containing protein — encoded protein: MSATVASLVHMCGAEEWLHARHHGCITPQPGAEFIHLSTPEQVHLPANRLFHGRPDLVLLHIDPAALQSPVRWEPGVPTDPASMLFPHLYGPLPVQAVVGVTAYRPGPDGTFGSVSGLGCPPGDCT
- a CDS encoding RidA family protein; translation: MSTSRTIISSESAFESAVGYSRAVRIGPHVAVAGTTGNGPAGDIAAQTRDALRRIEVALTDAGASLADVIRTRIYVTDISRWREVGDVHAQVFGHTRPVATMVEVSALIAPDLLVEIEADAYVQSPGGQPSPETDPKVPSGPGR
- a CDS encoding DUF7455 domain-containing protein — translated: MNATLTSPELTRADRCDRCSAAARVRAKLPSGAVLLFCQHHANEHEAKLLELAAVLEVSGD
- a CDS encoding PE domain-containing protein gives rise to the protein MPSYVFATPEALTTVSSDLAGIGIAIRSANLTAAPSTTQVLAAAQDEVSAAIAGFFSGHAQQFQTLSAQASAFHDQFVETLSGASGAYAAAEAASTSPLQNLEQSLLAVINAPSQALTGRPLIGDGANGSPGTGQNGGDGGWLWGNGGNGGSGAPGGAGGAGGSAGLWGRGGDGGVGGDATIAGGPGGNGGAGGANGLIGGGNGGAGGAGGAGAPGGDIAGGTGGAGGIGGANRQLLSLDGTGGAGGTGGGGGFGGIGAAGGDAGAGGAGGANQALLGGTGGTGGNGGNGGAGGAGGGLGGQGGVGGTGGVNHALLGGTGGHNGLNGSNGSDGITGTGSTGVYKPYVDITLWPYPDGSGYNFSDAANAGITDVTLAFITADTTNGQAAWGGYTAYDVTGGSQISYIENQITNMTNAGINGTISFGGQAGTPLAVYAANNSLTAAQLAAQYQEVMSTYGIYSIDFDDEGAILTNSSALTLQAQAIALSQAWGTANGTPVTVSYTVPVAPSGLTAEGMAPINAAISSGVNVSTVNIMAMDYYDGTTQMGTAAIDAATATHGQLMTLYPSLSSDQAWAMLGVTPMIGVNDDTSEIFTLADAQTLTSFAQDNNIGQLSMWQLPRDQTGDIGVSNNNGSGVEQTPFEFSEIFEQYASNS